The genomic window AAATGGAACGTGAACTCAATTTTCACTTAGACGGCACCAGCGCTAGAGGCTTAAGTTTAAACGGTTTTTATGGCAAGAGAAATGAGAAAGTAGGCACTACCATTTTTGCGGCTTATCAAAGTAATGCTGCTTATGATCCAGCGGATATTGATCTGTCGGCTATTCCAAAGTTTAAACGTTACAGTTTCAATCCTAAGTTCTACTATTATCCAACAGCTAAAACAAAGTTGATGATGGGTTTGAACTCTACTTTCGAGGATCGGGTAGGTGGCGATATGCATTACATTAACGATGGAAATGACCCATCGCATAGTTATTTCGAACAGAATAAAACCGAACGTTTGAGTTCTCAAATTGCATTAGATCATGATTTTGGAAAATGTAGTCACGTTACTTTCAAAAACAGTGTCGGTTATTTTAATAGGAAGTTGTTTATGCCAGGTTATGTATTTAACGGTACACAATATTCTACTTTTACAGAAGCCAATTACGCCAGTCATGGTGAAGGAATTTGAATGGGTGGCGGGCGCCAACCTTTGGACTGATAGCTTTAAAGAAAAGCAAATTACATCCGCTTTGCGAGATTATAACCAAACCACCTTTGGTGCTTTTTTTCAAAATACTTTCAAAGCAAATAATTGGTTGCATATAGAAACGGGTTTACGGGCCGACCATGTAGTAGATTACGGAACGGCTTTTTTACCTCGTTTATCAACCTTGTTTAAGCTTAGCGATAAATTTACTTCGCGTTTAGGTGGCGGACTAGGTTACAAAGCTCCCACTTTATTTACCGAAGATAGTGAACGTTTGCAATATCGAGACGTTTTGGCTTTGAACTCGCAGGCTAATAAATTAGAGAAGAGCTATGGCGCAAACCTCGATTTTAATTATCGGACTAGTTTGTTTGACGAAAAAGTATCCTTTACCATTAATCATTTATTTTTCTTAACTCGCATTAATGATCCTTTACAGTTATTGCCAACAACTTCGGGCGCTTACCAATTTGTAAACGTAGCAGGAAACATAGAAACCAAAGGAACTGAAACCAATGTAAAATTAGGTTATAATGACTTCAAATTGTTTTTAGGCTATACTTATACCGATGCTCACCGACATGAAGGAACTTTGAGGTTTGATAACCCCTTGACGGCTAAGCATAGGATCAATTCGGTATTGATGTATGAGGTGCACGACGAATGGAAAGTAGGTTTAGAGGCTTATACTTTCAGCAAGCAGTTATTAAATGATGGTAGTTACGGTAAAAAATATACCATCATGGGTTTTATGGTCGAAAAACTATGGGAGCGCTTTTCAATTTACGTGAACTTCGAAAATTTTACGGATAGTCGCCAAACCCGTTTCGACAATATTTACACCGGTGCCATTAGCAACCCTCAGTTTAGGGATATTTATGCCCCTTTAGATGGTTTTGTATTTAACGGAGGAATAAAGTTTAGGTTATAAA from Pedobacter sp. SL55 includes these protein-coding regions:
- a CDS encoding TonB-dependent receptor plug domain-containing protein — protein: MVKEFEWVAGANLWTDSFKEKQITSALRDYNQTTFGAFFQNTFKANNWLHIETGLRADHVVDYGTAFLPRLSTLFKLSDKFTSRLGGGLGYKAPTLFTEDSERLQYRDVLALNSQANKLEKSYGANLDFNYRTSLFDEKVSFTINHLFFLTRINDPLQLLPTTSGAYQFVNVAGNIETKGTETNVKLGYNDFKLFLGYTYTDAHRHEGTLRFDNPLTAKHRINSVLMYEVHDEWKVGLEAYTFSKQLLNDGSYGKKYTIMGFMVEKLWERFSIYVNFENFTDSRQTRFDNIYTGAISNPQFRDIYAPLDGFVFNGGIKFRL